In Chloroflexota bacterium, one genomic interval encodes:
- a CDS encoding dihydrofolate reductase family protein: MIRPLITLSYAQSVDGSIAAAPGQPLTLSGPEAMKLTHELRASHDAILVGIGTVLADNPRLNVRLASGPQPQPVVLDSHLRFPLNANLLNHPKPPIIAAADHADAQLQAALELAGAKVIRFPTSDGGHVQLPALLAWLSQTGIKSLMVEGGSGVITSFLSARLVDRVIITIAPRFVGGLRAVSAPCDLALRNVTYRTLGADLIVEADTV, translated from the coding sequence ATGATCCGCCCCCTCATCACCCTCAGCTACGCCCAAAGCGTGGATGGAAGCATCGCCGCCGCGCCCGGCCAGCCGCTCACCCTCAGCGGCCCGGAAGCGATGAAGCTGACGCATGAACTTCGCGCTAGTCACGACGCCATCCTCGTCGGCATTGGCACGGTACTGGCCGACAACCCGCGCCTCAATGTTCGACTCGCTTCCGGCCCCCAGCCTCAGCCCGTCGTGCTCGACAGCCACTTGCGCTTTCCGCTCAACGCAAATCTGCTGAACCATCCCAAGCCGCCCATCATCGCCGCCGCCGATCACGCCGACGCGCAACTTCAGGCCGCACTCGAGTTGGCCGGCGCAAAAGTGATTCGCTTCCCCACCAGTGACGGCGGCCACGTCCAACTTCCGGCCCTGCTGGCGTGGCTGTCCCAAACCGGAATCAAAAGCCTCATGGTCGAAGGCGGCAGTGGCGTCATCACCAGCTTTCTCTCAGCGCGGTTGGTGGATCGTGTCATCATCACCATCGCCCCGCGCTTCGTCGGCGGATTGCGAGCCGTGAGCGCCCCATGTGATCTGGCGCTACGCAACGTGACGTATCGAACGCTCGGCGCAGATTTGATTGTGGAAGCCGACACTGTTTGA
- a CDS encoding 50S ribosomal protein L25 produces MEAKLTAEHRTTVRKGLGPLRRGGLMPAVLYGADKKPVALQLNSREAGKTLNRLVGTVLIDLTVNGQPHKTLVREIQRNFVTDEILHVDFYEVDMNRTMRVSIPVRLVGAAPAVVTLGGILVRGLAEIEIECLPGDLMNEVSVDLGVLKEINNSIHVSDLVLPSTIKVLTHADEQVARVTYASQEELTTEKPETAAEVEVVEKGKKEEEGEEEE; encoded by the coding sequence ATGGAAGCAAAACTGACGGCTGAGCACCGAACGACCGTCCGCAAAGGGCTTGGCCCGCTCCGCCGGGGCGGCCTCATGCCGGCGGTGTTGTATGGAGCCGACAAGAAACCGGTGGCCCTGCAACTCAACAGCCGCGAGGCCGGCAAAACCCTCAACCGCCTGGTCGGCACGGTGCTGATTGACTTGACGGTGAACGGCCAGCCGCACAAGACTCTGGTGCGCGAGATTCAGCGCAACTTTGTCACCGACGAAATTCTGCACGTGGACTTCTACGAAGTGGACATGAACCGGACGATGCGCGTCTCGATCCCGGTTCGCCTGGTGGGGGCCGCCCCGGCCGTGGTGACTCTGGGTGGCATCCTGGTGCGCGGTCTGGCCGAGATCGAAATTGAATGTTTGCCGGGCGATCTAATGAACGAAGTGAGCGTTGACCTGGGCGTGCTCAAAGAGATCAACAACTCCATCCACGTCAGCGACCTGGTTCTGCCGAGCACGATCAAGGTGCTGACGCACGCCGACGAGCAAGTGGCCCGCGTCACCTACGCTTCACAGGAAGAACTGACCACCGAGAAGCCCGAGACTGCCGCCGAAGTGGAAGTGGTGGAGAAGGGCAAGAAGGAAGAAGAAGGCGAAGAGGAGGAATAA
- a CDS encoding CTP synthase: protein MTKYIFVTGGVVSSVGKGVAAAAVGRMLRERGLNVSIQKLDPYINVDPGTMSPYQHGEVFVTEDGAETDLDLGHYERFIDINLRKVCNVTTGQVYAEVIAAERRGDYLGGTIQVIPHITNEIKRRIGLVSKATGAEIVIVEVGGTVGDIESLPFLESIRQLRSDLGRENTMYVHVTLLPHIGATNELKTKPTQHSVRELRGIGINPDVIIARSDYPVTNDMRAKIALFCDVPERAVIPLVTTPVPYEVPLTLETHGLGEYIVNRLSLQTLHPPDWTAWKAMIEEVRRPKKPVRVAVVGKYVELQDAYMSVREALNHAALANNREVQIEWLHSSDLEKDKGWDLLSSVDGIVVPGGFGERGIEGKILAANWAREKKVPYLGLCLGMQVMCIEFARYVLGDEDANSTEFDSSTAHAIIDLMADQRDITDMGGTMRLGIYPCKLVPGTKAAAAYGDVEQISYERHRHRFEFNNSYRQPLVEKGLVFSGLSPDSRLVEISEVADHPFMVGSQFHPEFTSRPNRPNPLFKAFITATAEFANQREATIKKTRRAEALGS, encoded by the coding sequence ATGACCAAATACATCTTCGTCACCGGCGGCGTGGTCAGTTCGGTGGGCAAAGGGGTGGCCGCCGCGGCTGTGGGCCGCATGCTCAGAGAACGCGGCCTCAACGTTTCCATTCAGAAGCTCGATCCTTACATCAATGTTGACCCCGGCACGATGTCGCCTTACCAGCACGGCGAAGTGTTCGTCACCGAAGACGGCGCTGAAACTGATCTCGACCTGGGCCACTACGAACGCTTCATTGACATCAACCTGCGCAAAGTGTGCAACGTCACCACCGGCCAGGTATATGCCGAAGTGATCGCCGCCGAGCGCCGGGGCGACTATCTGGGCGGCACGATCCAGGTCATCCCCCACATCACCAACGAAATCAAACGGCGCATCGGTCTGGTGTCCAAAGCGACGGGCGCAGAGATCGTCATTGTCGAAGTCGGCGGCACGGTGGGCGACATTGAGAGCCTGCCGTTTCTGGAGTCCATCCGCCAACTGCGCTCCGACCTGGGCCGCGAGAACACAATGTACGTTCACGTCACGCTCCTGCCGCACATCGGCGCGACGAATGAACTCAAGACCAAGCCCACCCAGCACTCGGTGCGCGAATTGCGCGGCATCGGCATCAACCCGGACGTGATCATTGCCCGCTCCGATTATCCGGTGACGAACGACATGCGGGCCAAGATCGCCCTCTTCTGCGATGTGCCGGAGCGAGCCGTGATTCCGCTGGTGACGACGCCCGTGCCTTACGAAGTGCCGCTCACCCTTGAGACGCACGGCCTGGGCGAGTACATTGTGAACCGCCTCAGCCTGCAAACCCTGCACCCGCCCGACTGGACGGCGTGGAAGGCCATGATCGAAGAAGTCCGCCGCCCGAAGAAGCCGGTTCGGGTGGCCGTCGTCGGCAAATACGTGGAGCTACAGGATGCTTACATGAGCGTCCGCGAAGCGCTGAACCACGCCGCGCTGGCTAACAATCGCGAAGTGCAGATCGAATGGTTGCACTCGTCGGATTTGGAAAAGGACAAGGGCTGGGACTTGTTGTCGAGCGTGGACGGCATTGTGGTGCCGGGCGGTTTCGGCGAGCGCGGCATTGAGGGCAAAATTTTGGCCGCCAACTGGGCGCGCGAAAAGAAAGTGCCCTACCTGGGCCTGTGCCTGGGGATGCAGGTGATGTGTATTGAGTTTGCCCGTTATGTGCTTGGGGACGAAGATGCCAACTCCACCGAATTTGACTCTTCTACGGCGCACGCCATCATTGACTTGATGGCCGACCAGCGCGACATCACCGACATGGGCGGCACGATGCGGTTGGGCATCTATCCGTGCAAGCTGGTTCCGGGCACCAAGGCCGCCGCCGCTTATGGCGATGTCGAGCAAATTTCGTACGAGCGCCACCGCCACCGATTTGAGTTTAACAACTCCTATCGTCAACCGTTGGTTGAGAAGGGGTTGGTGTTCTCCGGCCTCTCACCCGACAGCCGCCTGGTCGAGATCAGCGAAGTGGCCGACCACCCCTTCATGGTCGGCAGTCAATTCCACCCCGAGTTCACCTCGCGGCCCAACCGTCCGAACCCGCTTTTCAAAGCCTTCATCACCGCCACCGCCGAGTTTGCCAACCAGCGCGAAGCGACCATCAAGAAGACTCGCCGGGCCGAAGCGCTTGGCTCGTGA
- a CDS encoding 6-carboxytetrahydropterin synthase, which produces MYTVAVKRDFVAQHYLVGGDWGPENQRHSHHYVIELQLEGDGLDQHGYLVDIVDIEKHLNSLVAYYRDQTLNDLPEFSGLNPSVEHFSRILCQTLAARIKAETLTAVTVKVWENEIAWAACKLAVNSKQRAVGRRQ; this is translated from the coding sequence ATGTATACAGTTGCAGTCAAGCGTGACTTCGTCGCCCAACACTACCTTGTCGGCGGCGACTGGGGGCCGGAGAACCAGAGGCACTCGCATCACTACGTCATTGAACTCCAACTCGAAGGCGACGGGCTTGACCAACACGGCTACCTGGTTGACATTGTGGACATCGAGAAGCACCTGAACTCGCTCGTGGCTTACTACCGCGACCAGACTCTCAACGACCTGCCGGAGTTCAGCGGCCTCAACCCCAGCGTCGAACACTTCTCGCGCATCCTGTGCCAAACGCTGGCGGCCCGCATCAAAGCCGAGACGCTGACAGCGGTGACGGTGAAGGTGTGGGAAAACGAGATTGCCTGGGCGGCTTGCAAGTTAGCAGTCAACAGTAAGCAGAGGGCAGTAGGCAGACGGCAGTAG
- a CDS encoding threonine/serine dehydratase — MDIPTFPDILAAHNRIQRYLPRTPLHSYPAVNALIGTEVYIKHENYQPVGAFKVRGGVNLMSQLSPEEKARGVICSSTGNHGQSIAFAAQLFGVAARIVVPEGANPGKVAAMRGMGAEVIFHGAKFDDAREHCAMLAQKHGYRYIHSGDEPLLIAGVATEALEMLEDQPGLEAIIVPVGGGSGAAGSCLAAHAINRNIRVIGVQSELAPAAYHSWRERRMATAENKTFAEGLATAVGFELPQRILWQELNDFVLLRDEEIRQGMVWMIEHAHTLAEAAGAAPLAAAYHLREELAGKKVGLVCSGGNTSLEHLRMALVG, encoded by the coding sequence ATGGACATCCCAACCTTCCCCGACATCCTCGCCGCTCATAACCGCATTCAGCGCTACTTGCCGCGCACGCCACTGCACAGCTATCCCGCCGTCAACGCTCTCATCGGAACTGAGGTCTACATCAAGCACGAAAACTACCAGCCGGTGGGCGCGTTCAAAGTGAGAGGCGGCGTCAATTTGATGTCACAACTCAGCCCCGAGGAAAAAGCGCGGGGCGTGATCTGCTCGTCCACCGGCAATCATGGTCAGTCCATTGCCTTTGCCGCGCAACTGTTTGGAGTGGCGGCCCGCATCGTCGTGCCTGAAGGCGCGAACCCCGGCAAAGTGGCCGCCATGCGCGGCATGGGGGCCGAAGTGATTTTTCACGGCGCAAAGTTCGACGACGCGCGCGAGCATTGCGCAATGCTGGCGCAGAAGCACGGCTATCGTTACATTCATTCCGGGGACGAGCCGCTGTTGATCGCCGGCGTGGCGACCGAGGCGCTGGAGATGCTGGAAGACCAACCGGGCCTCGAGGCGATCATTGTCCCCGTCGGTGGCGGGAGCGGGGCCGCCGGTTCGTGCCTGGCGGCCCATGCCATCAACCGGAACATCCGCGTCATCGGTGTGCAGTCCGAACTTGCGCCCGCCGCCTACCACTCGTGGCGCGAGCGCCGCATGGCGACCGCCGAGAACAAAACCTTTGCCGAAGGCCTGGCGACCGCCGTTGGTTTTGAACTGCCTCAGCGAATTCTATGGCAGGAACTCAACGACTTTGTGCTGTTACGCGACGAGGAGATTCGGCAGGGGATGGTCTGGATGATTGAACACGCCCACACCCTGGCTGAAGCAGCCGGGGCCGCGCCGCTGGCCGCCGCTTACCACTTGCGCGAAGAACTGGCCGGGAAGAAAGTGGGGCTGGTGTGTTCGGGCGGGAATACTTCGTTGGAGCATTTGAGGATGGCGCTGGTGGGGTGA
- a CDS encoding glycosyltransferase family 4 protein, protein MRLGLVIYGSLDTISGGYLYDRMLVEYLRRAGDEVEIISLPWRNYARHLTDNFSSSLIARLQNGNFDLLLQDELNHPSLFRLNRRLRGRYPLISIVHHLRSSEARPAWQNVFYRQIESRYLANVDGFIFNSRTTQGAVEDLRPDLTGLSRPVRSLVAYPAANHIHPTLTADDIRARACQPGPLRLVFVGNVIPRKGLHTLLAAVARLDGYRHQVSVAVIGSLTADTHYAQAIRRQIERDGLSDNVILRGSLGEAELASEFARSQVLVVPSSYEGFGIVYLEGMAFGLPAIATMAGAAGEIITHGENGFLIAPGDVEVLAGHIQTLMRDRERLVVMGLLALERYRAHPTWEQSAESIRNFLRQF, encoded by the coding sequence ATGCGCCTCGGTCTCGTCATCTACGGCTCGCTCGACACCATCTCCGGCGGCTACCTCTACGACCGGATGCTGGTCGAGTATTTGCGGCGGGCAGGCGACGAGGTCGAGATCATCTCTCTCCCCTGGCGAAATTATGCCCGGCATCTGACTGACAACTTTTCCTCATCGCTCATTGCCCGTCTGCAAAATGGTAACTTCGACCTGCTGTTGCAGGACGAGTTGAATCATCCGTCGCTGTTCCGGCTCAACCGGCGCTTGCGCGGGCGCTATCCCCTCATTTCCATCGTTCATCATTTGCGCTCGTCCGAGGCGCGCCCGGCCTGGCAGAACGTTTTCTATCGCCAGATCGAAAGCCGCTATCTTGCCAACGTAGACGGTTTCATCTTCAATAGTCGGACGACGCAGGGAGCAGTTGAAGACCTCCGGCCAGACCTCACAGGTCTCTCAAGACCTGTGAGGTCTTTAGTCGCTTACCCTGCCGCCAACCACATCCATCCCACCCTCACCGCCGACGACATTCGCGCCCGCGCCTGCCAGCCGGGGCCGCTGAGGCTGGTGTTCGTCGGCAACGTGATTCCGCGCAAAGGCCTGCACACGTTGTTGGCGGCGGTTGCCCGACTAGACGGCTACAGACACCAAGTGTCTGTAGCCGTTATCGGCAGTCTCACCGCCGACACCCATTACGCCCAAGCCATTCGCCGCCAGATCGAGCGCGACGGGCTTTCGGACAACGTCATTTTGCGCGGTTCGCTCGGCGAGGCTGAATTAGCGAGTGAATTTGCCCGCAGTCAGGTGCTGGTCGTGCCATCATCCTACGAAGGCTTTGGCATTGTGTATCTTGAGGGGATGGCGTTTGGCCTGCCGGCGATTGCGACGATGGCGGGCGCGGCAGGCGAAATCATCACACACGGCGAGAACGGGTTTTTGATCGCGCCGGGTGACGTTGAAGTGCTGGCCGGTCACATTCAAACCTTGATGCGCGACCGTGAGCGGTTGGTCGTCATGGGCCTGTTGGCGTTGGAGCGTTATCGCGCTCATCCGACGTGGGAACAAAGCGCGGAAAGCATCCGAAATTTTTTGCGTCAATTCTGA
- a CDS encoding roadblock/LC7 domain-containing protein → MANPTGKSRTEQMVSRLREMQISTPDIEASAMVSVDGLTMASALPPGIEEDRVAAMSAAMLSLGERISTELGRKALEQVYIHGDKGHVFVLSVGEEAVLTVLCREQARLGMVLLDMRRAAEDLAKLV, encoded by the coding sequence ATGGCCAACCCCACTGGTAAATCGCGCACCGAGCAAATGGTCTCCCGCCTTCGTGAAATGCAAATCAGCACGCCGGATATTGAAGCCTCGGCTATGGTCAGCGTGGACGGTTTGACCATGGCTTCAGCCCTGCCGCCGGGCATCGAAGAAGATCGCGTCGCCGCCATGTCTGCCGCCATGCTCTCGCTGGGCGAACGCATCTCAACCGAGCTTGGCCGCAAAGCACTGGAGCAGGTTTACATTCACGGCGACAAAGGCCATGTCTTCGTCCTCTCGGTTGGTGAAGAAGCTGTGCTTACCGTACTATGCCGCGAACAAGCCAGATTAGGTATGGTGTTGCTCGACATGAGGCGCGCCGCCGAAGACCTGGCCAAGCTCGTATGA
- the mdh gene encoding malate dehydrogenase, with translation MRRQKVSLIGVGNVGASCALWLAKRGICDLVLVDIPQAKTMPVGKGLDLLQTGPIEHYNARIRGNADGSYEGTENSDVVIITGGLPRKPGMSREDLVGANQAVITDVLDKALALSPEAVYIVVTNPLDTMTYLAHKHSKLPRNRIIGQAGILDSARMAAFVAQELDVSVENVQTVVLGGHGDEMVPLTRYSTVFGRPITEWLSPEKLNAIVERTRKGGGEIVNLLGTSAYYAPGAALAKIAEAVLLDSKLIASCSALLTGEYGLNDICFGVPVKLGANGIEQIIEYKLTDDEKAMADRSVKIIRETMGALKF, from the coding sequence ATGCGCCGTCAAAAAGTTAGCCTCATCGGCGTTGGCAACGTGGGCGCTTCGTGCGCCCTGTGGCTGGCCAAGCGCGGCATCTGCGATCTGGTGCTGGTGGACATTCCGCAAGCCAAGACCATGCCGGTTGGTAAAGGCCTCGACCTCCTCCAGACCGGCCCGATCGAGCATTACAACGCCCGCATTCGCGGCAACGCCGACGGCTCTTACGAGGGCACCGAGAACTCGGACGTGGTCATCATTACCGGCGGCCTCCCCAGAAAACCGGGGATGAGCCGCGAAGACCTGGTCGGGGCGAATCAAGCCGTCATCACTGACGTGCTGGATAAAGCCCTGGCGCTTTCGCCGGAGGCGGTCTACATCGTGGTCACCAACCCGCTTGACACGATGACCTACCTGGCTCACAAACATTCCAAACTCCCCCGCAACCGCATCATCGGCCAGGCCGGAATTTTGGACTCGGCTCGCATGGCGGCCTTTGTGGCGCAAGAGTTGGATGTTTCCGTTGAGAATGTGCAGACGGTGGTGCTGGGCGGGCACGGCGACGAGATGGTTCCGCTCACCCGTTACTCCACCGTGTTTGGCCGCCCAATCACCGAGTGGCTGTCCCCCGAAAAGCTCAACGCCATCGTCGAGCGCACGCGCAAAGGCGGCGGCGAGATTGTGAACCTGCTTGGCACTTCGGCCTACTACGCGCCCGGCGCGGCCCTGGCCAAAATTGCCGAGGCGGTTCTGCTCGACTCCAAACTCATCGCCTCCTGCTCGGCCCTGCTGACGGGCGAATACGGTCTGAACGACATCTGCTTCGGCGTGCCGGTCAAGCTGGGCGCGAACGGCATCGAGCAGATCATCGAGTACAAACTCACGGACGACGAAAAAGCCATGGCCGACAGATCGGTCAAGATCATCCGCGAGACGATGGGCGCGTTGAAGTTCTAG
- a CDS encoding zinc-binding alcohol dehydrogenase: MMGRSLFFTAPHRVEVREETVRPPLAGEVWVECIASAISPGTEMLVYRGQAPTELAVDETISALPGSFGFPLKYGYAAVGRVSQLGSNVDASWLNRLVFAFNPHESHFVANVANLLPVPAEVDPDTALFLPNMETAVNFLHDGAPLVGEHVAVFGQGIVGLLTTALLARIPLNSLTTFDHYSLRRETSRRLGAHASLDPSKPVDLQTDLTYELSGSPAALDQAIAATGFDGRVIIGSWYGQKRADLNLGGRFHRSRIRLISSQVSTLAPELSGRWTKARRLEVAWQMLREVKPAHLITHRFPFDEAAKAYELIDQHPDTCIQVILSYQ; the protein is encoded by the coding sequence TTGATGGGGCGCTCTCTTTTTTTCACCGCCCCGCATCGCGTGGAAGTGCGCGAGGAAACGGTGAGGCCGCCGCTCGCCGGGGAAGTTTGGGTGGAGTGCATTGCTTCCGCTATTAGCCCCGGCACTGAGATGCTCGTCTATCGCGGGCAAGCGCCGACAGAGTTGGCCGTTGATGAAACCATCAGCGCCCTCCCCGGCTCGTTCGGCTTCCCGTTGAAATACGGTTACGCCGCCGTTGGCCGCGTGAGTCAGCTTGGCTCGAACGTGGATGCATCGTGGCTCAACCGGCTCGTCTTCGCCTTCAACCCGCACGAGTCGCATTTCGTCGCCAACGTCGCCAACCTGCTCCCCGTGCCCGCCGAGGTTGACCCCGACACCGCTCTCTTCCTGCCGAACATGGAAACGGCGGTCAATTTTTTGCACGACGGCGCGCCGCTGGTTGGCGAACACGTTGCCGTGTTTGGGCAAGGCATCGTCGGCTTACTAACCACGGCCCTGCTAGCCCGCATCCCTCTTAACAGCCTGACCACGTTTGATCACTACTCACTTCGCCGCGAAACGTCGCGCAGGCTCGGCGCTCATGCCAGCCTTGATCCTTCAAAGCCGGTTGACCTGCAAACCGATCTCACTTACGAACTCTCCGGCTCGCCCGCCGCGCTCGATCAGGCCATAGCCGCCACCGGTTTCGATGGGCGAGTCATCATCGGCTCGTGGTACGGCCAAAAACGCGCCGACTTGAATCTAGGCGGGCGCTTTCATCGTAGTCGAATCCGGTTGATAAGCAGTCAGGTCAGCACCCTTGCGCCAGAACTGTCGGGCCGCTGGACGAAAGCCCGGCGGCTGGAGGTGGCCTGGCAAATGTTGCGCGAGGTGAAACCGGCTCATCTCATCACCCACCGCTTCCCATTCGACGAGGCGGCCAAAGCCTACGAATTGATTGACCAGCATCCCGACACTTGCATCCAGGTCATTTTGAGCTATCAATAG
- a CDS encoding 1-acyl-sn-glycerol-3-phosphate acyltransferase has product MMTHFETLTEINIDDMFDSVGLADRLRGNRLLRGAVWLPARGFARLITTFDKVVSEKSLVGGSEWLLKRVARRLEAAGRENVPPTGPALILSNHPGMADTISLFASLPRADLRVIANDRPFLQALPNVSRQMIYVPTAESADKMPVIRAAVTHLRQGGAVLTFPAGEIEPDPAVAPGAVESLQKWSESIALFARLAPQTRIIPAIVSGVVSAAAQHHPLTRLRRTPRGRERMAAMLQIMVPAYQSVVARVAFGPPLLAADLVAANPNASAITRAVTTEAQKLIESPPISWETLLVGDR; this is encoded by the coding sequence ATGATGACCCACTTTGAGACGCTTACCGAAATCAACATTGACGACATGTTTGACTCTGTCGGTCTGGCCGACAGGCTCCGGGGCAACCGCCTCTTGCGGGGGGCGGTTTGGTTGCCGGCCCGAGGCTTTGCCCGCCTCATCACTACTTTTGATAAAGTGGTAAGCGAGAAGAGCCTGGTCGGCGGCTCGGAGTGGTTGCTCAAGCGCGTGGCGCGAAGGCTCGAAGCCGCCGGGCGCGAGAACGTGCCGCCGACCGGCCCGGCCCTCATCCTCTCCAACCACCCCGGCATGGCCGACACCATCTCCCTCTTCGCCAGCCTGCCCCGCGCCGACCTGCGCGTCATCGCCAACGACCGGCCTTTCCTGCAAGCCCTGCCCAACGTCAGCCGCCAGATGATTTACGTGCCAACCGCCGAGAGCGCCGACAAGATGCCCGTCATCCGCGCCGCCGTGACTCACCTGCGGCAGGGCGGGGCGGTGCTCACCTTCCCGGCGGGCGAGATCGAACCTGATCCTGCCGTCGCGCCGGGCGCGGTTGAGTCTTTGCAAAAGTGGTCGGAGAGCATTGCCCTGTTCGCCCGTCTCGCCCCGCAGACTCGAATCATTCCGGCCATCGTCAGCGGCGTGGTCTCGGCGGCGGCCCAACACCACCCGCTCACCCGCCTGCGCCGAACGCCCCGTGGCCGCGAGCGCATGGCCGCCATGTTGCAGATCATGGTTCCGGCTTACCAAAGTGTAGTTGCCCGCGTGGCTTTTGGCCCGCCCCTCCTCGCCGCCGATTTGGTTGCCGCCAACCCAAACGCCTCTGCCATCACTCGCGCCGTCACCACCGAAGCGCAAAAGCTGATCGAGTCGCCGCCAATCTCGTGGGAAACCTTGCTTGTCGGCGACCGGTGA
- the ribA gene encoding GTP cyclohydrolase II — translation MLTPLIVTRMVSARIPTDEGEFELALYLSSHDDKEHLALSYGDARDADDLLVRVHSECFTGDVLGSRRCDCGEQLHRAMRLIADAGRGLILYLRQEGRGIGLLNKLHAYNLQDQGYDTVEANLALGHQADERDYGIAALILKDLNIRSIRLLTNNPHKMESLQQLGVQLTSRVPIPADVNPDNAYYLRTKVERMRHLLTLG, via the coding sequence ATGCTAACGCCACTCATCGTCACGCGGATGGTCTCCGCCCGAATTCCGACTGACGAGGGCGAGTTTGAACTCGCCCTTTACCTGAGCAGCCACGACGACAAAGAACACCTTGCCCTCTCTTACGGTGACGCACGCGACGCCGACGATCTCCTCGTGCGCGTGCATTCCGAATGCTTCACCGGCGACGTGCTCGGCTCGCGCCGTTGCGACTGCGGCGAACAACTTCACCGTGCCATGCGTCTCATCGCCGACGCCGGGCGCGGCCTCATCCTCTACCTGCGGCAAGAGGGGCGCGGCATCGGCCTGCTCAACAAACTCCATGCCTACAACTTGCAGGATCAGGGCTACGACACGGTCGAAGCCAATCTCGCCCTCGGCCACCAGGCCGACGAGCGCGACTATGGCATTGCCGCCCTCATTCTCAAAGACCTCAACATCCGCTCCATTCGCCTTCTCACCAACAACCCGCACAAAATGGAAAGCCTGCAACAGCTTGGCGTCCAGCTCACCAGTCGCGTGCCAATCCCGGCTGATGTCAACCCCGACAACGCCTACTACCTGCGCACCAAAGTGGAGCGGATGCGCCACTTGCTGACGTTGGGCTAA
- a CDS encoding NAD(P)/FAD-dependent oxidoreductase yields the protein MPLPLQIVIVGGGAAGFFAAITAAEADLHHRILLLEKSKHLLAKVRISGGGRCNVTHACFDPVALIQNYPRGGAALRGPLTRFQPQDTIDWFAARGARLKTEADGRIFPVSDKSQTIIDCLMNSAAKARVEIQTEVSIETITHSNAGFLLRLKNGESLRADRLLLATGNNRHGQAWAASLGHTLAPLVPSLFTFNIEDVRLAGLAGVAVAQAQLTLGPLTQTGPTLITHWGLSGPAVLKLSAWGARLLHDCGYNAELKINWLPDFDESELLEKLTATRAEHPKRLVVNHSPFPLPARLWERLAAAAGVAANLRWAGLSKQATGALIDQLRRGSYQITGKSTFKEEFVTCGGVNLGEVNFKTMESRLCPGLYFAGEVLDIDGVTGGFNFQSAWTTAWLAGKAMAL from the coding sequence GTGCCTCTTCCACTTCAAATCGTCATCGTCGGCGGTGGGGCCGCCGGTTTCTTTGCCGCCATCACCGCCGCCGAAGCCGACCTTCACCACCGCATCCTCCTGCTCGAAAAAAGCAAACACCTGCTGGCCAAAGTCCGCATCTCCGGCGGCGGACGGTGCAACGTCACCCACGCCTGCTTCGACCCGGTAGCCCTGATTCAAAACTACCCTCGCGGTGGCGCGGCTCTGCGCGGCCCCCTCACCCGCTTCCAGCCGCAAGACACCATTGACTGGTTTGCCGCGCGCGGCGCGCGCCTCAAAACCGAAGCCGATGGCCGCATCTTTCCCGTCAGCGACAAGTCGCAAACCATCATTGATTGCCTGATGAATTCGGCGGCAAAGGCCAGGGTTGAGATTCAAACCGAAGTTAGCATCGAGACGATCACGCACAGCAACGCCGGGTTCCTGCTCCGCCTGAAGAACGGCGAGAGCTTACGCGCCGACCGTCTGTTGTTGGCGACCGGCAATAACCGCCACGGCCAGGCGTGGGCGGCGAGCCTGGGGCACACCCTTGCCCCGCTCGTGCCCTCCCTGTTCACCTTCAACATCGAAGATGTGCGCCTCGCCGGGCTGGCGGGCGTTGCGGTGGCCCAAGCTCAATTGACGCTTGGCCCGCTGACTCAGACCGGGCCGACTCTGATCACCCACTGGGGCCTCAGCGGCCCGGCGGTGCTCAAACTCTCGGCCTGGGGCGCAAGGCTGTTGCACGACTGCGGCTACAACGCCGAACTCAAGATTAACTGGCTACCGGATTTCGACGAGAGCGAACTTCTGGAAAAATTGACGGCGACCAGGGCCGAACATCCCAAACGGCTCGTCGTCAACCACTCACCGTTTCCTCTGCCGGCCCGGCTCTGGGAGCGGTTGGCCGCCGCCGCCGGGGTGGCGGCCAATCTTCGATGGGCCGGGTTGTCGAAGCAAGCCACCGGCGCGCTGATCGATCAACTGCGGCGTGGATCGTATCAAATCACCGGCAAAAGCACATTTAAAGAAGAGTTCGTGACGTGTGGCGGCGTCAATCTGGGCGAAGTCAACTTCAAGACGATGGAAAGCCGCCTCTGCCCGGGGCTGTACTTCGCCGGCGAAGTGTTGGACATTGACGGCGTGACGGGCGGCTTCAACTTTCAGAGCGCGTGGACGACCGCCTGGCTGGCCGGGAAGGCGATGGCGCTTTGA